In Diachasmimorpha longicaudata isolate KC_UGA_2023 chromosome 7, iyDiaLong2, whole genome shotgun sequence, the following proteins share a genomic window:
- the LOC135164599 gene encoding uncharacterized protein LOC135164599, which yields MADDREYEPTQPIEINFGINPVPPIVVNPPETQAPTTQEHEDWATAVETFPSVNISAIKTRKSEIATMPSTSSTPTQLSTGTNNQLEFLQDRILEFNAIDEELRELRASDTTLEELNGHEEYLKDAWIEFAERSQALIANLPADHSYMTGKAFLKTGELKRQTLKRIWKLKGEISTKEKLSAGRTTNSQLKRIDLPTFQGKFSQWKEFSDLFQNLVGRKPDMSPAEKLVRLKEALKGPPAELISSFTATDINYEKAWDKLQRHYENPRLIAGHLFNRVLNLRPMAKGDAKAMMTNAHIARETVDHLISTAGIPKEDLGDQFVFHLLKRSMEADTRTTWEQRLGTSTNFIPLQELVNFLESTARGMTPDDQHEPTVHQRPKEKIQRGKSPPRARVYHAAEATVQRKEPQHIKPADCCGYCNAKHFIGKCPSFLSLSAQRKLEHLSTTRLCYNCFGTHLVTRCKCTKSCMKCQHRHHTLLHMDPTDRERPPTSTINSGPEQQSTREESGRPTSTQSTRSNEDSTDSTANKRIYAPLSQVEESTQRKSVNAEDAKFSHKSTDQRLVLLATAKARAFSKSGFYTIARILIDQGSELSFISESLVHQLQLQRRHSTIELIGIGGKHACSTRGIVAITLQSTKQPFQQVEINAHILQKLTSRLPTFSCSSASIGSLQQLQLADENYSTPGPINIIIGADNYGKIIGNGIEKSNDDQLVGQLTTFGWIISGPLCNTTSSTRTSLSAARGSSNEQLTELLQRFWVQEEPPISTNPTNELTPDELECEEHFQRTHQRDTSGRYIVRLPLRTSTAALGESRNKALRQLQSVKRRLNANPDYSKLYYDFINEYEALDHMRRIQQISEPATNYYLPHHGVLREDSLTTKLRVVFNGSNKTSTGISLNDILHAGGKLQVDAMDVLTWLRRHRLVFGTDIVKMFRQINVHPDDWNLQRILWIDNNQQLVTYQLTTVTYGQKCSPWLSLRVLQQLVNDEGQRFPAAVLPLTKGRYVDDIYGGADSEGEFKEMIIQLQQICQAGGFPLQKWTSNRPEILQQLNLSTGPAGTVQFEEAVIKTLGLCWHPATDLFQYKSRTFNSTSFTKRVLLSEIAQIFDPLGFIAPVIVRGKILIQELWLLKLAWDDQLPLGYVRRWKEFREELTQLNQLSIPRWLNLSPTTTNVQIHGFADASTAAMGAVVYLRVQRDNETPTISLVCAKTRVAPLKKLTIPRLELTAALLLTKIVSWAQRTLEINGETYLWSDSSVALAWINSHPSRWKEFVHNRVTKIQEELPTAVWRHVGGIYNPADCASRGISPSQLNEHHLWWKGPDWLAKPPSAWPQHTTSAPTEVSLEERPATAHPVAAEARQHPLTEFLNRYSTLSKVLQVTATMNRAIQRLRRQPTPDSSVLTTIELNEARTFWVKVTQHQYFESVFQNLNRDIQLPRQHPLAKLTPRIDDQGILRLGGRLKNSLLDPDETHPIILPRQSRLTTLIINEAHQKTLHGGVQLTMAHIRQRYWIVGGRKSVHAAILRCAVCTRFRATRAQQLMGQLPTARATPSRPFLHTGVDYAGPLPILKWRPTNAQPSTVHIAVFVCFTTSAVHLELVNRQTTDAFIAAYKRFTGRRGIPAIMYSDNATTFEGAANELNRLYNQESPDNQQIRAALASNGTQWKFIPPNAPHFGGKWEAAVKSTKYHLRRVLGTTTLTYEELNTILIQIEACLNSRPIVPMRDDPDDLQALTPGHFLIGEPLQLLPEPSQLNTNINKITRWNLVTQKIQQFWSRWSRECLQRYHSIYKWNQQQRNIKVGDMVLMINDDLPPARWPLARVIAVRPGADGLVRVAELLTATPEVPTNPDGSPSTQNIRVQRHQYTRPIAKLCLLPTDPTPADQQEDN from the exons ATGGCAGATGATAGAGAGTACGAGCCAACCCAACCCATCGAAATCAACTTCGGGATCAACCCCGTACCTCCGATCGTCGTTAACCCTCCAGAGACGCAAGCTCCAACCACACAGGAGCATGAAGACTGGGCAACTGCAGTGGAAACTTTTCCTTCAGTCAACATCTCAGCTATCAAGACAAGGAAGTCTGAAATTGCAACGATGCCATCAACTTCAAGTACACCAACGCAGCTCTCAACAGGAACAAACAATCAACTAGAGTTTTTGCAAGACAGAATACTAGAATTCAACGCAATTGATGAGGAACTGAGGGAATTAAGAGCCTCAGATACAACGCTGGAGGAACTCAACGGCCATGAGGAATATTTAAAGGACGCCTGGATTGAATTTGCTGAGCGATCACAGGCATTGATTGCTAATCTACCTGCTGATCACAGCTACATGACGGGAAAGGCATTCCTCAAAACTGGAGAATTAAAACGGCAGACGCTGAAGAGGATCTGGAAACTTAAAGGGGAGATATCAACGAAGGAGAAATTATCCGCGGGTAGAACAACGAACAGTCAACTGAAAAGAATCGATCTCCCAACATTTCAAGGTAAATTTTCCCAGTGGAAAGAGTTTTCTGATCTGTTCCAGAATCTGGTTGGGAGAAAACCAGACATGTCGCCTGCAGAAAAGCTGGTGAGGCTGAAGGAGGCTCTTAAAGGACCCCCAGCTGAGCTAATCTCGTCCTTCACTGCTACGGACATCAACTACGAGAAGGCATGGGACAAACTTCAACGGCATTATGAAAATCCACGTCTCATCGCCGGACACCTCTTCAACAGGGTGCTCAACTTGCGGCCAATGGCTAAGGGAGACGCCAAGGCCATGATGACCAACGCACACATTGCTCGTGAGACAGTGGACCACCTTATCAGCACCGCCGGGATTCCCAAAGAGGATTTGGGCGATCAATTCGTTTTTCACTTGCTCAAACGATCAATGGAGGCTGATACTCGCACCACGTGGGAACAGAGGCTGGGAACATCAACGAATTTCATACCTCTGCAGGAGTTAGTCAACTTCCTGGAGTCAACAGCAAGAGGCATGACTCCAGATGATCAACACGAACCAACGGTTCATCAACGGCcaaaagagaaaattcaacGTGGAAAATCACCACCTCGAGCACGCGTTTATCATGCCGCCGAAGCAACAGTTCAACGAAAGGAACCTCAGCATATTAAGCCTGCTGATTGCTGTGGGTACTGTAACGCCAAGCACTTCATTGGAAAGTGTCCATCATTTCTCAGCCTCTCAGCGCAGAGAAAACTAGAGCATCTGTCAACAACACGACTATGCTACAACTGCTTCGGTACACACCTGGTGACGAGATGCAAGTGCACTAAATCTTGCATGAAATGTCAACACAGGCACCACACGCTGTTGCACATGGACccaacagacagagagagaccacCGACATCGACAATCAACAGCGGTCCAGAGCAACAATCAACGAGGGAGGAATCAG GTCGTCCAACATCAACTCAGTCAACTAGATCCAACGAGGATTCAACAGATTCAACGGCTAACAAGAGGATTTACGCCCCCCTGAGTCAAGTCGAAGAATCGACTCAACGGAAGTCGGTCAACGCAGAGGACGCTAAGTTCTCCCACAAATCAACGGATCAGCGACTAGTGCTCTTGGCTACGGCTAAAGCCAGGGCATTCTCCAAAAGCGGATTCTACACGATCGCCAGAATCCTCATCGACCAAGGCTCAgagctttcatttatttcggaAAGCCTGGTTCATCAGCTTCAACTACAACGACGACATTCAACGATTGAACTCATCGGAATTGGTGGAAAACACGCATGTTCAACGAGAGGGATTGTGGCAATCACGCTCCAATCAACGAAACAGCCATTTCAACAAGTTGAGATCAACGCCCACATCCTGCAAAAGCTAACCTCACGGTTACCAACGTTCTCATGCTCATCTGCATCAATCGGATCACTGCAGCAGCTTCAACTGGCAGATGAGAACTATTCAACACCTGGACCTATCAACATAATTATCGGAGCTGACAACTACGGGAAAATCATCGGCAACgggattgaaaaatccaacgatGATCAATTAGTTGGCCAACTAACAACATTCGGATGGATAATATCGGGTCCATTATGCAACACAACGTCTTCAACGAGGACCTCCTTATCCGCGGCAAGGGGATCTTCCAACGAACAATTAACGGAGCTTCTACAAAGATTCTGGGTCCAGGAAGAACCACCAATCTCAACAAATCCAACTAACGAGCTCACACCAGACGAATTAGAGTGTGAAGAACACTTTCAACGCACTCATCAGCGAGACACGTCTGGGCGCTACATTGTGCGACTGCCACTTCGCACATCAACAGCAGCGCTCGGAGAATCGAGGAATAAAGCGCTTCGTCAGCTCCAGTCGGTGAAACGAAGACTAAACGCTAATCCTGACTACAGCAAACTCTACTATGACTTTATCAACGAATACGAAGCACTTGATCACATGCGACGTATACAACAAATATCAGAACCAGCAACAAACTACTACCTGCCACATCATGGGGTTCTGAGGGAAGATTCGCTAACCACGAAGCTTCGAGTAGTCTTCAACGGCTCCAACAAGACATCAACGGGTATCTCACTCAACGACATCCTCCATGCGGGCGGAAAGCTTCAAGTGGATGCAATGGATGTACTAACATGGTTGAGACGACATCGACTCGTCTTCGGCACCGACATCGTTAAGATGTTTCGACAAATCAACGTACACCCTGACGATTGGAATCTTCAACGCATTCTTTGGATAGACAACAATCAACAACTTGTGACATACCAACTAACAACGGTCACATATGGACAGAAATGCTCTCCATGGCTCTCTTTGAGAGTCCTTCAACAACTCGTCAACGATGAAGGTCAACGATTCCCTGCAGCAGTGCTACCGCTAACTAAAGGCCGTTATGTCGACGACATTTACGGTGGAGCGGACTCTGAGGGAGAATTCaaagaaatgataattcaGCTTCAACAGATCTGCCAGGCGGGCGGATTTCCACTTCAAAAGTGGACCAGTAATCGCCCAGAGATACTCCAACAGCTCAACTTGTCAACGGGACCGGCAGGTACAGTGCAATTCGAGGAAGCAGTCATCAAAACGCTCGGATTGTGCTGGCATCCAGCAACAGATTTATTCCAATATAAATCGAGAACATTCAACTCAACGAGCTTCACCAAGAGGGTACTGCTATCGGAAATAGCTCAAATTTTCGATCCTCTTGGATTCATCGCACCAGTCATTGTCCGAGGAAAAATACTCATCCAAGAACTATGGCTGCTCAAACTCGCTTGGGATGATCAACTTCCACTCGGCTACGTTCGAAGATGGAAAGAGTTCAGGGAGGAACTCACGCAACTAAATCAACTGTCCATCCCAAGATGGCTAAATCTATCTCCAACGACTACCAACGTACAAATACATGGATTTGCCGACGCATCAACAGCTGCCATGGGAGCAGTCGTTTATCTACGAGTTCAACGAGACAACGAAACACCAACAATCAGCTTGGTGTGTGCAAAAACAAGAGTTGCACCACTGAAAAAGCTGACGATTCCACGCCTGGAGCTAACCGCGGCCCTTCTGCTGACAAAAATTGTCAGCTGGGCACAACGCACACTGGAAATCAACGGAGAGACATACCTttggtctgattcttctgtAGCTTTGGCATGGATCAACAGCCATCCATCGAGATGGAAGGAATTCGTTCACAATAGAGTAACGAAAATCCAGGAAGAGTTACCAACAGCCGTATGGAGACATGTTGGTGGGATTTACAACCCTGCTGACTGCGCTTCACGTGGCATTTCACCGAGTCAACTCAACGAACATCACCTTTGGTGGAAAGGGCCTGACTGGCTAGCAAAACCGCCGTCAGCCTGGCCACAACATACAACCAGTGCTCCAACGGAAGTCTCTCTTGAAGAGAGACCAGCAACAGCTCACCCAGTAGCTGCTGAAGCTAGGCAGCATCCACTGACAGAGTTCCTGAACAGATATTCTACTTTATCAAAAGTATTACAAGTCACCGCAACGATGAATCGAGCCATCCAACGACTTCGACGACAACCAACGCCCGATTCATCAGTATTAACAACGATAGAACTCAACGAAGCGAGGACATTCTGGGTTAAGGTAACACAACACCAATACTTTGAATCTGTGTTTCAGAACTTGAACAGAGATATTCAACTACCTCGCCAACATCCACTGGCCAAGCTCACCCCGAGAATTGATGATCAAGGAATTCTCAGGCTTGGTGGACGACTAAAGAACTCATTGCTTGATCCAGACGAGACTCATCCAATTATCTTACCACGACAATCTCGCCTGACAACGCTCATCATCAACGAAGCTCACCAGAAAACACTCCACGGAGGAGTTCAACTCACCATGGCTCACATCAGACAACGATACTGGATCGTTGGTGGCAGAAAGTCAGTGCACGCAGCAATTCTGCGCTGTGCTGTCTGCACCAGATTCAGGGCAACAAGAGCCCAACAGTTAATGGGTCAGCTTCCAACAGCCAGAGCAACGCCTTCAAGACCATTCCTGCATACTGGAGTGGACTATGCAGGGCCACTTCCAATCCTGAAGTGGAGACCAACGAACGCGCAACCATCAACGGTTCATATAGCGGTTTTTGTGTGTTTCACAACCTCAGCTGTTCACCTTGAACTGGTCAACAGACAAACAACGGATGCATTTATCGCAGCATACAAAAGATTTACTGGAAGGCGAGGCATTCCAGCTATCATGTATAGTGACAATGCAACGACATTCGAAGGAGCAGCCAACGAACTCAACAGACTATACAACCAAGAATCTCCAGATAACCAACAAATTAGAGCTGCTCTTGCTTCCAACGGAACCCAGTGGAAATTCATCCCACCAAATGCTCCTCACTTCGGAGGCAAGTGGGAGGCCGCTGTAAAGTCAACGAAGTATCATCTACGACGAGTATTAGGAACAACAACTTTAACATACGAAGAGCTCAACACGATCCTGATACAAATCGAGGCCTGTCTCAACTCAAGGCCTATTGTTCCGATGAGAGATGACCCAGATGACCTTCAGGCTCTTACACCAGGGCATTTCCTCATCGGAGAACCTCTTCAACTACTCCCGGAGCCATCTCAActcaacacaaatatcaacaaaatcaCACGATGGAATCTGGTGACCCAGAAAATACAACAATTCTGGTCGAGATGGTCCAGGGAGTGTCTCCAACGTTACCACTCCATCTACAAGTGG